The proteins below are encoded in one region of Triticum aestivum cultivar Chinese Spring chromosome 1B, IWGSC CS RefSeq v2.1, whole genome shotgun sequence:
- the LOC123112563 gene encoding uncharacterized protein isoform X1, with product MAGGDCSPVAAARKWDHEEYRFKTPEEDSFDPRFSEYDPKQGCFIYVRYFFDGDKLDLDEESPIGPMRHTGKIFKEGFRLKNSVNVVSIKIVSSDYGYPLNVYGTIIARDSLDQKCVYIFRRDQDDCQLISSRDDSLILTGPKRGFMVCDDIFFEINLKVKDVHGRTVDDDRLSKGLIEVDAIRRLEFDPRYMVETETLVSMHSILDLNYTFVRRSVEGTVEIRILQGPDEFHGKIAASTTSIPCDIVLHDSKVSGALIAGDNGVLQMARRIVGVSVDEILVLTVAAAVGDDKLSVGTVEFTPRRNGYDAEIIICGNYMMLLKVTWSIVYF from the exons atggccggcggcgattgTTCTCCCGTGGCGGCGGCGAGAAAGTGGGACCACGAAGAGTATCGGTTCAAGACGCCGGAGGAGGATTCCTTCGACCCGCGATTCAGCGAGTACGACCCCAAGCAGGGTTGTTTCATATACGTCCGCTACTTCTTCGACGGTGACAAACTCGACCTCGACGAGGAGT CACCTATTGGTCCCATGCGACATACTGGTAAAATCTTCAAAGAGGGGTTCCGGCTCAAAAACTCGGTCAATGTTGTCTCCATCAAGATTGTTTCCTCCGACTATGGCTACCCACTCAATGTCTATGGTACCATCATAGCCAGGGACAGTCTGGATCAAAAATGTGTCTATATATTCCGGCGCGACCAGGATGATTGCCAGCTCATCAGCTCAAGG GATGATTCATTGATTTTGACTGGCCCGAAGAGAGGATTCATGGTATGCGATGATATATTCTTCGAAATCAATCTGAAGGTTAAGGATGTGCATGGGAGGACTGTCGATGATGATAGACTCAGTAAAGGCCTGATCGAGGTGGATGCTATCCGCAGGCTGGAATTTGATCCCAGATATATGGTTGAAACGGAAACACTCGTCAGCATGCACAGCATATTGGATTTAAACTACACATTTGTAAGGAGGTCGGTGGAGGGCACTGTTGAGATCAGGATCCTTCAGGGACCTGATGAATTCCATGGGAAGATCGCCGCTTCCACTACCAGCATTCCATGCGACATTGTGCTACATGATAGCAAAGTGTCTGGTGCGCTAATTGCAGGTGACAATGGAGTCCTACAAATGGCGCGGCGCATAGTAGGAGTCTCTGTGGATGAGATACTGGTattgactgttgctgctgctgtcggTGATGATAAGTTATCTGTCGGCACTGTTGAGTTTACTCCAAGGCGCAATGGTTACGATGCTGAGATTATCATATGCGGCAACTACATGATGCTTCTGAAGGTGACTTGGTCGATTGTGTATTTCTGA
- the LOC123112563 gene encoding uncharacterized protein isoform X2, which yields MRAQPAWFGFQAPIGPMRHTGKIFKEGFRLKNSVNVVSIKIVSSDYGYPLNVYGTIIARDSLDQKCVYIFRRDQDDCQLISSRDDSLILTGPKRGFMVCDDIFFEINLKVKDVHGRTVDDDRLSKGLIEVDAIRRLEFDPRYMVETETLVSMHSILDLNYTFVRRSVEGTVEIRILQGPDEFHGKIAASTTSIPCDIVLHDSKVSGALIAGDNGVLQMARRIVGVSVDEILVLTVAAAVGDDKLSVGTVEFTPRRNGYDAEIIICGNYMMLLKVTWSIVYF from the exons ATGAGAGCACAGCCTGCCTGGTTCGGCTTTCAAG CACCTATTGGTCCCATGCGACATACTGGTAAAATCTTCAAAGAGGGGTTCCGGCTCAAAAACTCGGTCAATGTTGTCTCCATCAAGATTGTTTCCTCCGACTATGGCTACCCACTCAATGTCTATGGTACCATCATAGCCAGGGACAGTCTGGATCAAAAATGTGTCTATATATTCCGGCGCGACCAGGATGATTGCCAGCTCATCAGCTCAAGG GATGATTCATTGATTTTGACTGGCCCGAAGAGAGGATTCATGGTATGCGATGATATATTCTTCGAAATCAATCTGAAGGTTAAGGATGTGCATGGGAGGACTGTCGATGATGATAGACTCAGTAAAGGCCTGATCGAGGTGGATGCTATCCGCAGGCTGGAATTTGATCCCAGATATATGGTTGAAACGGAAACACTCGTCAGCATGCACAGCATATTGGATTTAAACTACACATTTGTAAGGAGGTCGGTGGAGGGCACTGTTGAGATCAGGATCCTTCAGGGACCTGATGAATTCCATGGGAAGATCGCCGCTTCCACTACCAGCATTCCATGCGACATTGTGCTACATGATAGCAAAGTGTCTGGTGCGCTAATTGCAGGTGACAATGGAGTCCTACAAATGGCGCGGCGCATAGTAGGAGTCTCTGTGGATGAGATACTGGTattgactgttgctgctgctgtcggTGATGATAAGTTATCTGTCGGCACTGTTGAGTTTACTCCAAGGCGCAATGGTTACGATGCTGAGATTATCATATGCGGCAACTACATGATGCTTCTGAAGGTGACTTGGTCGATTGTGTATTTCTGA
- the LOC123112578 gene encoding uncharacterized protein gives MAGGDSSPVAAAAAARKWEWDQEEYRCESPEYSLDPRYSEYDPKQGRFIYVRYFFNGKLDLDEESPVGPMRHTGKIFKEGFRLKNSVNVVSIKIVSSDYGYPLYVYGTIIARDSLDRKCVYIFRRDQDDCQLISSKDDSLILTGPKRGFMVCDDIFFEINLKVKDVHGMTVDDDRLSKGLMEVDAIRRLEYSPRYVVDTETLVSMHSILDLNYTFIRRSVEGTVEIKNLEGPDEFHGKIVASTTSIPCDIVLHDSKVSGALTAGENGVLQMARRVVGVSVDEVLVLTVAAAVGDDELSARTVQFTPRRNGYDDESITCGDYKMLLKVTWSIVYF, from the exons atggccggcggcgattcttctcccgtggcggcggcggctgcggcgagaaAGTGGGAGTGGGACCAAGAAGAGTATCGGTGCGAGTCGCCGGAGTATTCATTGGACCCGCGATACAGCGAGTACGACCCCAAGCAGGGTCGTTTCATATACGTCCGCTACTTCTTCAACGGCAAACTCGACCTGGACGAGGAGT CACCTGTTGGTCCCATGCGACATACTGGTAAAATCTTCAAAGAGGGATTCCGGCTCAAAAATTCAGTCAATGTTGTCTCCATCAAGATTGTTTCCTCTGACTATGGCTACCCACTCTATGTCTACGGTACCATCATAGCCAGGGATAGTCTGGATAGAAAATGTGTCTATATATTCCGGCGCGACCAGGATGATTGCCAGCTCATCAGCTCAAAG GATGATTCATTGATTTTGACTGGACCCAAGAGAGGATTCATGGTATGCGATGATATATTCTTCGAAATCAATCTGAAGGTGAAGGATGTGCATGGGATGACTGTCGATGATGATAGACTCAGTAAAGGCCTGATGGAGGTGGATGCTATCCGCAGGCTGGAATATAGTCCCAGATATGTGGTTGATACGGAAACACTTGTCAGCATGCACAGCATATTAGATTTAAACTATACATTCATTAGGAGGTCGGTGGAGGGCACTGTTGAGATCAAGAACCTTGAGGGACCTGATGAATTCCATGGGAAGATTGTTGCTTCCACTACCAGCATTCCATGCGACATTGTGCTACATGATAGCAAAGTGAGTGGTGCGCTAACTGCGGGTGAAAATGGAGTCCTACAAATGGCGCGACGCGTAGTAGGAGTCTCTGTGGATGAGGTGCTGGTgttgactgttgctgctgctgtcggTGATGATGAGTTATCTGCCCGCACTGTTCAGTTTACTCCAAGGCGCAATGGTTACGATGATGAGAGTATCACCTGCGGGGACTACAAGATGCTTCTGAAGGTCACTTGGTCGATTGTGTATTTCTGA